One segment of Clostridium ljungdahlii DSM 13528 DNA contains the following:
- a CDS encoding MBL fold metallo-hydrolase, translating into MIFCPLYSGSSGNSIFIASDNAKILIDAGLSGKSIENALLKIGHKPNDIDAILVTHEHSDHIKGVGVLSRKYDIPIYANTLTWKAMLKSIGKIKEHNIKIIYDNYINIKDMDIVSYGISHDAADPYGYAVNCKNKKACVATDLGFMSDHIKDILKDSDLILLESNHDVEMLKFGPYPYDLKRRILSKVGHLSNDDCGMVIPDILNGKFKRIILGHLSKINNYPELAYETVTNSLRECGIKLNTDVSISMARRDQPSNYISF; encoded by the coding sequence ATGATTTTTTGTCCTTTATACAGCGGCAGCAGTGGAAATTCCATATTTATAGCATCTGATAATGCTAAAATTCTGATAGATGCAGGACTTTCTGGTAAAAGTATAGAAAATGCTCTTTTAAAAATTGGACATAAGCCAAATGACATAGACGCCATACTAGTTACCCATGAACACAGTGACCATATTAAAGGTGTAGGTGTGTTATCTAGGAAATATGATATACCTATATATGCAAACACCCTTACCTGGAAAGCCATGTTAAAATCTATAGGCAAGATAAAAGAGCATAATATTAAAATAATTTATGACAATTATATAAACATAAAAGACATGGACATAGTAAGTTATGGTATATCCCATGATGCTGCAGATCCTTATGGATATGCAGTTAACTGCAAAAACAAGAAAGCATGTGTAGCAACAGACTTAGGTTTTATGTCAGATCACATCAAAGATATATTAAAAGATTCAGATTTAATTCTTTTAGAAAGTAACCACGATGTAGAAATGTTAAAGTTTGGACCTTATCCCTATGATTTAAAAAGGAGAATTCTAAGTAAAGTAGGTCACTTATCTAATGATGACTGTGGAATGGTCATCCCAGACATTTTAAATGGAAAATTCAAAAGAATTATTTTAGGACATTTAAGTAAAATAAATAATTATCCTGAATTGGCCTATGAAACTGTAACAAATAGTTTAAGAGAATGCGGTATTAAATTAAATACTGATGTAAGTATATCCATGGCAAGACGTGATCAGCCCAGCAATTATATAAGCTTTTAA
- a CDS encoding helix-turn-helix domain-containing protein, which produces MNRVGQKIKLARTEMGISQKQLAKKLGVSEKFINEAESGKRIVNQNIIDKLSKILGKSINDITMSFEEEVYKEDRTPKSSPITKKEKVQDVWSEAFGSVLKKVPIYKYDMRTVVGFRQLPLIDNKIEGYAQDKVMYVQVESDDMEGFRIQRGDLVFVHSTGEIYNNSIYLVEYSGKRELRQIKKLDSNKVLLISSRSGIRTETIEIKSLKIIAKLDRLEIKL; this is translated from the coding sequence ATGAATAGAGTAGGACAAAAAATAAAATTAGCAAGAACTGAAATGGGTATTAGTCAAAAACAGTTAGCTAAAAAACTGGGAGTTTCAGAGAAATTTATAAATGAAGCGGAATCTGGAAAGAGAATAGTAAATCAAAATATAATTGATAAACTTTCCAAAATATTAGGTAAAAGTATAAATGATATAACCATGTCTTTTGAAGAGGAAGTATATAAAGAAGATAGAACTCCAAAATCTTCTCCAATAACTAAGAAGGAAAAAGTGCAGGACGTTTGGAGTGAAGCTTTTGGATCTGTTTTAAAAAAGGTACCTATTTATAAATATGATATGAGAACAGTAGTAGGATTTAGACAGCTTCCGTTGATTGATAATAAAATAGAAGGATATGCTCAGGATAAAGTGATGTATGTGCAAGTAGAAAGTGATGATATGGAAGGATTTAGAATACAAAGGGGAGATTTAGTTTTTGTACATAGTACAGGAGAAATTTATAATAATTCCATATATCTAGTAGAGTATAGCGGAAAAAGGGAATTGAGACAGATAAAGAAATTGGATAGTAATAAGGTGCTTCTTATTAGCAGCAGAAGTGGTATAAGAACAGAAACTATTGAGATTAAAAGTTTAAAGATAATTGCTAAATTGGATAGACTTGAAATAAAACTTTAA
- a CDS encoding UDP-N-acetylglucosamine 1-carboxyvinyltransferase, producing the protein MDKLVINGGRPLSGFIEINGAKNAAVAILPASIMASKGLCSIDNIPNIEDVHCIERILESLGCEIKTGKNSVVIDSTTINSIDANTDDVRKMRASYYLIGALLGRFKKARVELPGGCPIGVRPIDQHIKGFEALGAQVKIKHGCVLVEAKKLIGTSIFFDVVSVGATINVMLAASLAEGVTTLENVAKEPHVVDVANFLNSMGANIKGAGTDIIRIVGVKELKGCSYSVIPDQIEAGTYMIAAAACGGEVVVQNVIPKHLESISAKLIEMGAEVIEDGDSVTVKSSGKLKGVNIKTQPYPGFPTDVQQPLSTLLTVAEGRSIINESIWESRFKHVDELKKMGANIKVEGRTAIIDGVSKLSGAIVKATDLRAGAAMVIAGLIAEGTTEVLSIKHIDRGYPNIEDKFRALGADIKRVSYSE; encoded by the coding sequence ATGGATAAATTGGTAATTAATGGTGGAAGGCCTCTTTCCGGTTTTATAGAAATTAACGGTGCAAAAAATGCTGCTGTGGCAATATTACCGGCATCAATAATGGCCAGTAAAGGACTATGCTCAATTGATAATATACCTAATATAGAAGACGTCCACTGCATAGAAAGAATTCTTGAAAGTTTAGGCTGCGAAATAAAAACAGGTAAAAATTCAGTAGTAATTGATAGTACTACTATAAATAGTATAGATGCAAACACTGATGATGTACGAAAAATGAGAGCTTCTTATTATCTCATAGGCGCACTGCTGGGCAGATTTAAAAAAGCTAGGGTTGAACTGCCAGGAGGATGCCCTATAGGGGTTAGACCTATAGATCAGCATATAAAAGGATTTGAAGCTTTAGGCGCCCAAGTTAAAATTAAACACGGTTGTGTATTAGTAGAAGCTAAAAAATTGATTGGAACAAGTATATTTTTTGACGTAGTAAGCGTAGGAGCCACTATAAACGTAATGTTAGCTGCTTCCCTTGCAGAAGGTGTAACTACCTTAGAAAATGTAGCAAAAGAACCCCACGTAGTAGATGTAGCAAATTTCTTAAATAGCATGGGTGCAAATATAAAAGGTGCAGGCACTGATATAATAAGAATAGTAGGGGTTAAAGAACTAAAAGGTTGCTCCTATAGTGTTATACCAGATCAAATAGAAGCTGGTACATATATGATTGCAGCAGCAGCTTGCGGTGGAGAAGTAGTTGTACAAAATGTTATACCTAAACACCTGGAATCTATATCAGCAAAGCTTATAGAAATGGGAGCTGAGGTAATAGAAGATGGTGATTCTGTTACTGTAAAATCAAGTGGAAAATTAAAGGGTGTAAATATAAAAACCCAACCTTACCCTGGATTTCCTACAGATGTACAACAACCTTTAAGTACTCTTTTAACCGTAGCAGAAGGAAGAAGCATTATAAATGAAAGTATATGGGAAAGTAGATTTAAGCATGTAGATGAGCTCAAAAAAATGGGTGCCAATATTAAAGTAGAAGGTAGAACCGCTATTATAGATGGCGTAAGTAAGCTCAGTGGAGCTATTGTAAAAGCAACAGACTTAAGAGCTGGTGCTGCAATGGTTATAGCTGGCCTTATTGCCGAGGGCACTACTGAAGTTTTAAGTATTAAGCACATTGATAGAGGATACCCCAACATAGAAGATAAATTTAGAGCTCTAGGTGCCGATATAAAGAGAGTATCTTATTCTGAGTAA
- a CDS encoding radical SAM protein, translated as MQNYLENCILCPRSCKANRLKGSTGFCNAGKNVKIAKVSLHKWEEPCISGINGSGTVFFSNCNLRCVFCQNHTISAENIGKEVSIKRLSEIFLEQQDRNAHNINLVTPTHYIPQIIEALDTAKSKGLHLPVLFNTNSYINAATLKDLKGYIDVYLPDLKYFNNKYAVKYSHAPGYFSYASKAIEEMFNQVGAIKFDKNGMVTKGVIIRHLMLPGLLFDSKKIIDYIYNTFGDSVYISIMNQYTPMYNSYKFPEINRPLSPKHYDSFINYCLSLGIKNAFIQESTSSSKSFVPDFNLEGI; from the coding sequence ATGCAAAACTATTTGGAAAATTGCATCTTATGTCCTAGATCCTGCAAAGCAAACAGATTAAAAGGCTCAACTGGCTTTTGTAATGCTGGCAAAAATGTAAAAATAGCCAAAGTATCCTTACACAAGTGGGAAGAGCCCTGCATTTCTGGTATTAATGGTTCAGGAACTGTATTTTTTTCTAATTGTAATCTAAGATGTGTTTTTTGTCAGAATCACACTATAAGTGCTGAAAACATAGGAAAAGAAGTATCCATAAAAAGACTTAGTGAAATTTTTCTAGAACAACAGGATAGAAATGCCCACAACATAAATTTAGTTACTCCAACCCATTACATTCCACAAATAATTGAAGCCCTGGATACAGCTAAATCAAAGGGGCTTCATCTACCAGTATTATTCAATACTAATAGCTATATAAATGCAGCTACTTTAAAAGACCTAAAAGGATATATAGATGTGTATCTTCCTGATTTAAAATATTTTAACAACAAATATGCAGTTAAGTATTCCCATGCCCCCGGCTACTTTAGCTATGCTTCAAAAGCCATAGAAGAAATGTTTAACCAAGTAGGCGCTATAAAATTTGATAAAAACGGCATGGTAACAAAAGGCGTTATAATACGGCACCTCATGCTGCCCGGTTTATTATTTGACTCAAAGAAAATAATAGATTATATATACAATACCTTTGGAGATTCAGTTTACATAAGCATAATGAATCAGTATACACCTATGTATAATTCTTATAAGTTTCCTGAAATAAATAGGCCTTTAAGCCCAAAGCACTATGATTCATTTATAAATTATTGTCTATCTCTAGGGATAAAAAATGCATTTATTCAAGAGAGTACAAGTTCTTCTAAAAGTTTTGTACCTGACTTCAACTTAGAAGGAATTTAA
- a CDS encoding glutamine synthetase, which produces MLKDLVYVVPKETHSEENLKKMLTAHSEIKFVSLIGIDLSGNNTDEKIPIEVFLKDINGFLNGAIQTDGSSVVLPGIATLNNAKVDMLPDLDVNWYVEYNDENVDLETNKPVGTLRIPCFLYHENKAVDSRYALKNCVEHFKSNLLDLFKKYPSTISSFGIKYEDIDDVIATCATELEFWVMTPNDKAHTEELFTSQELQEQYWTRTKGIVKTALEKTLLNMNLYGLKPEMGHKEVGGVKAKVDKSGNFNHVMEQLEIDWKYCTAVQAADNELLVKNIVEETFRSNGLDVTFLAKPIEGVAGSGEHTHIGIALQLKNGKVINLFSSTKEHFLSIFGYASVMGILKNYEVINPFVSNTTDSLRRLKPGFEAPICIVTSLGHSAEIPSRNRTVLIGVIRDSANPLATRFELRAPNPHTNTYLAVTTLYLAMMDGIKYAVTNEKTEDDLLKELSKKAEDDADYLEKGRAYRSEENVFESFTDEERVRLFGTAPATVYENLSALDKYPEKKAVLTAEGVLDEKLINSFRLGATTRWLIELNHRILNDYSNEIRNCKMLHSIDKALDLDVANWQKINDLRYYLMKDSYSNKSLFTRIKLASEAGDYEEVSKLQVEAENKIAELKDLYSSYKKNLLDI; this is translated from the coding sequence ATGTTAAAAGATCTAGTGTATGTAGTGCCTAAAGAAACGCACTCAGAGGAAAATTTAAAGAAAATGCTAACTGCACATTCAGAAATAAAATTTGTGTCCCTTATAGGTATAGATCTTTCTGGTAACAACACTGATGAGAAAATCCCTATTGAGGTCTTTTTGAAAGATATAAATGGCTTTTTAAATGGAGCAATTCAAACTGATGGTTCATCTGTAGTTCTTCCAGGAATAGCAACTCTAAACAATGCAAAAGTAGATATGTTGCCTGATCTTGATGTAAATTGGTATGTAGAATACAATGACGAAAATGTTGACCTTGAAACAAATAAGCCTGTTGGAACACTGAGAATTCCTTGTTTCCTATATCATGAAAACAAAGCAGTAGATTCTAGATACGCTCTAAAAAATTGTGTAGAACATTTCAAATCAAATCTCTTAGACTTATTTAAAAAATACCCTAGTACCATATCATCTTTCGGAATAAAATATGAGGATATAGATGATGTAATTGCTACTTGTGCTACAGAACTAGAATTTTGGGTAATGACACCTAACGATAAAGCACACACTGAAGAATTATTCACATCTCAGGAACTTCAAGAACAGTATTGGACTAGAACAAAAGGTATAGTAAAAACAGCCTTAGAGAAAACTCTGTTAAATATGAACTTATACGGTTTAAAGCCTGAAATGGGACATAAAGAAGTAGGCGGTGTAAAGGCTAAAGTAGATAAATCAGGAAACTTCAATCATGTAATGGAACAATTAGAAATAGACTGGAAATACTGTACTGCTGTTCAAGCAGCAGATAATGAATTACTTGTAAAAAATATAGTTGAAGAAACTTTTAGAAGCAATGGATTAGATGTTACTTTCCTTGCTAAGCCTATTGAAGGAGTAGCTGGCAGTGGAGAACATACCCATATAGGAATAGCATTACAGCTTAAAAATGGTAAAGTTATAAATCTATTTTCTTCTACTAAAGAACACTTCTTAAGTATTTTTGGATATGCTTCTGTAATGGGAATACTTAAAAACTACGAAGTTATAAATCCTTTTGTTTCTAACACTACTGATTCCCTCAGAAGATTAAAACCTGGATTTGAAGCACCTATATGTATAGTAACTTCTCTAGGTCACTCTGCAGAGATTCCTTCAAGAAACAGAACTGTACTTATAGGGGTTATAAGAGATTCTGCAAATCCTTTAGCTACAAGATTTGAATTAAGAGCTCCAAATCCTCACACAAACACCTATTTAGCTGTAACTACATTATATTTAGCTATGATGGACGGAATAAAATATGCAGTTACAAATGAAAAAACAGAAGATGACTTATTAAAGGAACTTTCCAAGAAAGCTGAAGATGATGCAGATTATTTAGAAAAAGGAAGAGCATATAGAAGTGAGGAAAATGTATTTGAATCCTTTACTGATGAAGAAAGGGTAAGATTATTTGGTACAGCCCCTGCAACTGTATATGAAAATCTCAGCGCTCTCGATAAATACCCAGAGAAAAAAGCTGTCCTAACTGCAGAAGGTGTATTAGATGAGAAATTAATAAACAGCTTTAGATTAGGAGCTACAACTAGATGGCTAATAGAACTAAATCATAGAATATTAAATGATTACTCCAATGAAATAAGAAATTGTAAGATGTTACATTCCATAGATAAAGCTTTAGATCTAGATGTAGCTAATTGGCAAAAAATAAATGACTTAAGATATTACTTAATGAAAGATTCATATTCTAATAAAAGCTTATTTACTAGAATAAAACTTGCATCAGAAGCTGGAGATTACGAAGAAGTATCTAAACTTCAAGTAGAAGCTGAAAATAAAATTGCTGAACTCAAAGATTTATACTCAAGTTATAAGAAAAATTTATTAGATATCTAA
- a CDS encoding DUF1540 domain-containing protein: MNNTENNSIGCIVNECRFHAKNTNYCTLDKIQVTKHESMAKDVQCTDCGSFMKQE, from the coding sequence ATGAATAATACTGAAAATAATAGTATTGGATGTATAGTAAATGAATGCAGATTTCATGCAAAGAATACAAACTATTGCACTCTCGACAAAATACAAGTTACAAAGCATGAATCTATGGCTAAAGACGTACAATGTACTGACTGTGGTAGTTTTATGAAACAAGAATAA
- a CDS encoding SEC-C metal-binding domain-containing protein, translated as MSLYEDWTNMVVNFVKSKGEAAFWKEYGSIEKNIYTKILSEHEGTIDGAIKDLAKKFETSEVFFMGFLDGINDSLEKPLVLEDLNVDSKIAIKINFEKLYFNMLDAKADYLYDLPQWESIFSNQKRREIHKQWVSSKTIVNKTKVGRNDPCPCGSGKKYKQCCGKK; from the coding sequence ATGAGTTTGTATGAAGATTGGACAAATATGGTTGTAAATTTTGTAAAGTCAAAAGGTGAAGCTGCCTTTTGGAAAGAATATGGCTCAATTGAAAAAAATATTTATACAAAAATTTTATCTGAACATGAGGGCACTATAGATGGAGCTATAAAGGATTTAGCAAAAAAATTTGAAACTTCAGAAGTATTTTTTATGGGATTTTTAGATGGAATAAATGACAGTCTTGAAAAACCTTTAGTTCTTGAAGACTTAAATGTAGATTCAAAGATTGCTATAAAAATTAATTTTGAAAAATTGTACTTTAACATGTTAGATGCCAAAGCTGATTATCTGTATGATCTTCCTCAGTGGGAGTCTATATTTTCAAATCAAAAAAGAAGAGAAATACATAAACAATGGGTTTCTTCTAAAACCATAGTAAATAAAACTAAGGTTGGTAGAAATGATCCTTGTCCATGCGGCAGCGGTAAAAAGTATAAACAATGCTGTGGCAAAAAATAA
- a CDS encoding CxxH/CxxC protein, whose translation MERETTYCCDHHVDIAFDDFLVDNETFPYLVNITGHKCTYCNKEASYALKSRP comes from the coding sequence ATGGAAAGAGAAACTACATACTGCTGTGATCATCATGTTGACATAGCTTTTGATGACTTTTTGGTGGATAATGAAACTTTTCCCTATTTGGTGAATATAACAGGTCATAAGTGTACTTATTGCAACAAAGAGGCCTCTTACGCCTTAAAATCAAGACCTTAA
- a CDS encoding 2'-5' RNA ligase family protein has product MKYYLVALFDKDSYSYIEHIQRNICRKYRLYKNIPPLHITLGAVENPDIEKFTKIVSDILKPYKKFKVKVNEAICFNQSYKSVNLKVENKGYVIRLARQINETLKLYKFDVKENGNDWGLHTVLANTNYSIKELTSKEYVSACNNGKKDETYKMARIDRIALWKPINNRKETLIKNFPLRDF; this is encoded by the coding sequence ATGAAATATTATTTAGTAGCTTTGTTTGATAAGGATTCTTATTCTTATATTGAGCATATACAAAGGAATATATGTAGAAAGTATAGACTGTATAAAAATATACCACCTTTACATATAACTCTTGGAGCTGTGGAAAATCCAGATATAGAGAAATTTACTAAGATTGTTTCTGATATATTAAAACCTTATAAGAAGTTTAAAGTAAAAGTGAATGAAGCTATTTGTTTTAATCAATCTTATAAGTCTGTTAATTTAAAGGTAGAAAATAAAGGATATGTAATAAGACTGGCAAGACAGATAAATGAAACTTTAAAGCTTTATAAGTTTGATGTTAAAGAAAATGGAAATGATTGGGGTTTACATACTGTACTTGCAAATACAAATTACTCCATTAAGGAATTGACATCCAAAGAGTATGTTTCAGCTTGTAATAATGGGAAAAAAGATGAAACTTATAAAATGGCTCGAATAGATAGAATAGCACTTTGGAAACCTATAAATAATAGAAAGGAAACACTTATAAAAAATTTTCCTTTAAGGGATTTTTAA
- a CDS encoding DUF4434 domain-containing protein has protein sequence MKNKKAILIVSILAIALFTFIYFNSPLKSNKNYPIVTGSFIQLDLTQNWSDSDWKKELTYLKQNKMNYLVLSGVSQTNGNITKISYKNSNTNYPKLYPNVDPVDLCLKNAQKLNMKVFMDTNYNDEWWQISPENSAWLNSQMERSSLIADDLYRNYHRKYPNAFYGWYFPYEVDNAKFNKFNKYDYLINAINVHLKTLSERNERLPILLSPFMNSSAGTAKEYEADWKYVFSKTNFRKGDVFCPQDCVGSGRLKLEEVNSWYTALRKAVDSKPGMLFWANAENFDYANNSSAPLDRFLKQLTLEQPCVDNIICFSYSHYYSPNNIDSGFNEAYSYYVKKGKLPIKKLDIPQNLTVSTIEKNKFKITWSSPKNSNNICGYEIYRNGTLISRIMTQRKYGGNPQSFTKSITDIPLLREDTKHCTYEVRSLGFSGNVSKPSKPAVVAVDSIKKLPNLLSRNCTYTLLPMPHENYNDAMLKKLTDGKFASVNSVKDKALVGWYTKPIDITIDLGSSKQVEQFMVSYFKDTISWAELPDRASIAVSEDGVNFTPVGLFRIPSVPFSDRYGSKYPLYLTLSRPINARYVKLTSVTKPNYYTFIDEFEVRGN, from the coding sequence ATGAAAAATAAAAAAGCTATACTAATAGTTTCAATTTTAGCAATTGCTCTTTTTACGTTTATTTATTTTAATAGCCCACTCAAGTCTAATAAAAATTACCCCATAGTCACCGGATCATTTATTCAGTTAGATCTAACTCAAAATTGGTCCGATAGTGATTGGAAGAAGGAGCTAACATATCTAAAACAAAACAAAATGAATTATTTGGTGCTCTCTGGTGTTTCCCAAACTAATGGCAACATTACTAAGATTTCATATAAAAATTCAAACACAAACTACCCAAAATTATATCCTAATGTTGATCCTGTGGATTTATGTTTAAAAAATGCCCAAAAATTAAACATGAAAGTTTTTATGGATACCAACTATAACGATGAGTGGTGGCAAATATCTCCTGAAAACTCCGCCTGGTTAAATTCTCAAATGGAAAGAAGTAGTCTTATAGCTGATGATTTATATAGGAACTATCACCGTAAATATCCTAATGCTTTTTATGGATGGTACTTTCCCTATGAAGTAGACAATGCCAAATTTAATAAATTCAATAAGTATGACTATCTAATAAATGCTATAAATGTCCACCTTAAAACTCTTAGTGAAAGAAACGAGCGTCTTCCTATTTTATTATCTCCTTTCATGAATTCATCTGCAGGTACTGCCAAAGAATATGAAGCAGACTGGAAATATGTATTTTCAAAAACAAACTTTAGAAAAGGAGATGTATTTTGTCCTCAAGATTGCGTAGGAAGTGGCAGACTAAAACTAGAAGAAGTTAATTCATGGTATACTGCCCTTAGAAAGGCTGTAGACAGCAAACCTGGCATGTTATTTTGGGCCAACGCTGAAAACTTTGATTATGCCAATAACTCCAGTGCACCTTTAGACAGATTTTTAAAACAACTCACTTTGGAACAGCCCTGCGTGGATAATATAATATGTTTTTCTTACAGCCATTATTATAGTCCAAATAATATAGACAGTGGCTTTAATGAAGCATATTCTTATTATGTAAAAAAAGGAAAACTTCCTATAAAAAAATTAGATATTCCCCAAAATTTAACTGTATCAACTATAGAGAAAAATAAGTTTAAAATAACTTGGTCAAGCCCTAAAAACTCTAATAATATTTGCGGCTATGAAATTTACAGAAACGGTACCCTAATTTCTCGTATTATGACCCAAAGGAAATATGGGGGTAATCCTCAATCTTTTACTAAATCCATTACAGATATACCTTTACTACGGGAAGATACAAAACATTGTACTTATGAGGTAAGATCTCTAGGTTTTTCAGGCAATGTATCAAAACCTTCAAAGCCTGCAGTAGTTGCAGTGGATTCTATAAAAAAGCTTCCGAACTTGCTTTCAAGGAATTGTACTTATACCTTGCTTCCTATGCCCCACGAAAATTACAATGATGCAATGCTTAAAAAACTTACTGACGGAAAGTTTGCTTCTGTAAATTCAGTAAAAGACAAAGCTTTGGTAGGTTGGTACACTAAACCCATAGATATAACTATAGACCTAGGAAGCTCAAAACAAGTGGAACAATTCATGGTAAGTTATTTTAAAGACACAATTTCTTGGGCTGAACTTCCTGATAGAGCTTCTATTGCCGTATCTGAAGATGGTGTAAATTTTACACCTGTAGGACTTTTTAGGATTCCTTCTGTACCTTTTTCAGATAGATATGGTTCCAAATATCCACTATATTTAACTTTGTCCAGGCCTATAAATGCAAGATACGTAAAACTGACTTCTGTTACTAAACCTAATTATTATACTTTTATAGATGAATTTGAAGTACGAGGTAACTAA
- the murI gene encoding glutamate racemase: MDLEDRPIGFFDSGIGGISVLKEAVKILSNEDFVYFGDSKMAPYGVKTAEEVKRLTFNAVELLLTKNIKALVVACNTATSAAIIDLRKKYSKSMPIIGIEPALKPAVEFNRKGKIVIMATTMTLSERKFSNLMKKYESRSSIQPLPCPGLVELIEQGKTEGEEVEGYLKEKLNSLKDEGIAAVVLGCTHYPFVKKSIRKILNEDIPIIDGSKGTVEQLKRQLVKYHIKNNKNKAGKVTIFNSMDSEFIIQLSYKLLKEGSI, encoded by the coding sequence GTGGATTTAGAAGATAGACCTATTGGTTTTTTTGATTCTGGAATAGGTGGAATAAGTGTTTTAAAAGAAGCAGTTAAAATCTTATCAAATGAAGATTTTGTGTATTTTGGAGATTCTAAAATGGCTCCTTATGGGGTAAAAACTGCAGAAGAGGTAAAAAGACTTACTTTTAATGCAGTAGAGCTTCTATTAACAAAGAACATAAAGGCGTTGGTTGTGGCTTGTAATACTGCAACTAGTGCAGCAATAATAGATTTGAGAAAAAAATATAGCAAATCTATGCCTATTATAGGCATAGAACCAGCTTTAAAACCTGCAGTAGAATTTAATAGAAAAGGTAAAATAGTAATAATGGCAACTACTATGACCCTTTCAGAAAGAAAGTTTAGTAATCTTATGAAAAAGTATGAAAGTAGATCATCGATACAACCACTGCCATGTCCTGGTTTAGTAGAACTTATTGAACAGGGTAAGACAGAAGGAGAGGAAGTAGAAGGCTATTTAAAAGAAAAGCTAAATTCACTAAAAGATGAAGGAATTGCAGCAGTGGTATTAGGATGTACTCATTACCCGTTTGTAAAGAAAAGCATACGTAAAATTTTAAATGAGGACATCCCTATAATAGATGGAAGCAAGGGTACTGTAGAGCAACTTAAAAGACAGCTTGTTAAATATCATATAAAAAATAATAAGAATAAAGCAGGAAAAGTGACAATATTTAATTCTATGGACAGTGAATTTATAATACAATTGAGTTATAAACTTTTAAAAGAGGGAAGTATATAG
- a CDS encoding transporter, protein MSKEIILIFQVAAVFIGTIVGAGLASGQEISQFFTQYGYKSFIGILICCIVYIIMSIIIINISKKYKLNSYDGLISLVSPGFLGIVTNSLTTFFLIGGSAIILAGSGALIHQYFRVSRWIGIIFMIFIAIIILFRDTKGLLEINSVIVPSLILVIVTLFILYLAFYKNLNVSSLKNINCCKRSWLFSSLIYSGFNMLSCSGVLVPLSLSINKKKSLIAGSIIGSLILTILVFIINFMLILNIPYIFKYEIPLLYIANRFGKILEIVLLAIIWLEMFSTEVSNIYSVGKNFEEVFNIPYKSSVIIIILITIPVSQIGFVKLISFLYPAFGLVSLIFIVQCIVFYLRNYNK, encoded by the coding sequence TTGAGTAAAGAGATTATTTTGATTTTCCAAGTAGCCGCTGTATTTATAGGTACAATAGTTGGTGCTGGCTTAGCATCAGGACAAGAGATAAGCCAATTTTTTACCCAATATGGTTACAAAAGCTTCATAGGTATATTGATCTGCTGTATTGTATACATAATAATGTCAATTATAATAATTAACATAAGTAAAAAATATAAGTTAAACTCTTATGACGGCCTCATATCCCTAGTAAGCCCTGGGTTTTTGGGTATAGTTACCAACTCCTTAACTACTTTTTTCTTAATTGGTGGATCAGCTATAATACTTGCTGGAAGTGGTGCCCTAATTCATCAATACTTTAGGGTATCACGGTGGATAGGTATAATATTTATGATATTTATAGCTATAATTATACTATTTAGAGATACTAAAGGTCTGCTTGAAATAAATTCAGTCATAGTTCCTTCACTTATACTAGTAATAGTAACCTTGTTTATATTGTATTTAGCTTTTTATAAAAACTTAAATGTATCTAGCTTAAAAAACATAAATTGCTGTAAAAGAAGCTGGCTTTTCTCTTCATTAATATACTCCGGCTTTAATATGTTATCTTGCAGCGGCGTTTTAGTACCTTTAAGTCTTTCCATAAACAAAAAGAAAAGTCTTATTGCAGGTTCTATTATAGGCTCCCTAATCCTTACAATACTGGTTTTTATAATAAACTTCATGCTAATTTTGAATATACCCTATATATTCAAATATGAAATTCCTCTCCTATACATAGCTAATCGTTTTGGAAAAATATTAGAAATAGTACTGCTTGCTATAATTTGGTTGGAGATGTTTTCTACAGAGGTATCTAATATATATAGTGTAGGAAAGAATTTTGAAGAAGTATTTAATATACCCTATAAAAGCTCAGTAATTATAATAATATTAATTACAATTCCTGTATCCCAAATTGGTTTTGTAAAACTAATTTCATTTTTATATCCTGCTTTTGGTTTAGTAAGTCTTATATTTATAGTACAATGTATTGTTTTTTATCTTAGAAATTATAATAAATGA